One stretch of Nocardia fluminea DNA includes these proteins:
- a CDS encoding sigma-70 family RNA polymerase sigma factor, which yields MRTDPAQASARAFEQRRDRLRGVAFRMLGSATEAEDAVQEAWLRLSGTATDIADLDGWLTTVVSRICLDVLRARARRAEVASPEGSARVATGAGVDPEAEALRADSVGRALLVVLDTLGPEERVAFVLHDLFAVPFAEIAPMLGRTPATTKKLASRARLRVHAPARSEPAQLLAHQAAVTAFVRAAREGDLGGLLAVLAPDVVRTADPAALSPGMALVVRGARAVAEGALALRRRSREAALLLVDGAPGLVVPGLTGGPDFVVTFRVRDGRITAYDVVAAPDRLAALTLSLLA from the coding sequence ATGCGCACTGACCCGGCCCAGGCATCGGCACGCGCGTTCGAACAACGGCGCGATCGCCTGCGTGGTGTCGCCTTCCGAATGCTCGGTTCCGCGACCGAGGCCGAGGACGCGGTTCAGGAGGCATGGTTGCGCCTGTCCGGGACCGCCACCGATATCGCCGATCTCGACGGCTGGCTCACCACGGTTGTTTCGCGGATCTGCCTCGATGTGCTGCGGGCCCGCGCCCGTCGCGCCGAGGTCGCCTCCCCCGAAGGCTCCGCTCGCGTGGCGACCGGCGCCGGGGTGGATCCCGAAGCCGAGGCGCTGCGAGCCGATTCCGTCGGACGGGCACTGCTGGTCGTTCTCGACACGCTCGGCCCCGAGGAACGCGTCGCGTTCGTGCTGCACGATCTGTTCGCCGTGCCGTTCGCCGAGATCGCCCCGATGCTCGGGCGCACGCCCGCCACCACCAAGAAGCTGGCCAGCCGGGCGCGGCTGCGTGTGCACGCGCCCGCCCGGTCCGAGCCGGCGCAACTGCTCGCGCATCAGGCCGCGGTGACGGCTTTCGTGCGGGCTGCCCGCGAGGGCGATCTCGGCGGACTGCTCGCCGTGCTCGCACCCGATGTGGTGCGTACCGCCGACCCGGCGGCGCTCTCGCCCGGTATGGCCCTGGTCGTGCGCGGTGCCCGCGCCGTGGCCGAGGGCGCGCTGGCGCTGCGGCGGCGCTCGCGCGAGGCCGCGCTGCTGCTCGTCGACGGCGCACCCGGCCTGGTGGTGCCGGGGCTCACCGGTGGCCCGGACTTCGTGGTGACGTTCCGCGTGCGCGATGGGCGCATCACGGCTTACGACGTGGTGGCCGCACCGGATCGATTGGCGGCGCTCACCTTGTCGCTGCTCGCCTGA
- a CDS encoding PucR family transcriptional regulator, producing the protein MSVHNPPRPSLTVSGKPMSLPLKDVRALSRQMVGHFVATVAPCGTLPGDAISGDVTTITRICLEFAVGMLDGRDVPSQLQRLQEAAGAWAREGVPIDTIHHSIAEGFKIGLDLVVSSASGKDFDSLVGGVKVVMELLDTITAQISLAYVRELRGVVSEHHTAVHTLTSALLGGHSTSTMARECGITIAETYAVFALAIPQHREEANPALDSKVVARRKLRRVQAELAKRCGDSALSLLSVDGGTVLIPADAFDREGLTALVAQLSQAAQVGITAAMVETSTTGVPDAADQAHELLDMVQRLEVTSGLYRFDELALEYQLTRPGPGREFLGSLLDPLDQYPELLETLQRHIANNLNRQRTARVLHVHTNTVDYRLKRIGQLTGFDPTQPSGLWYLRSALVARSYRSVPA; encoded by the coding sequence ATGTCCGTCCACAATCCACCCCGACCGTCGCTGACCGTCTCGGGCAAGCCGATGTCGTTGCCGCTGAAGGACGTTCGCGCACTCTCGCGGCAGATGGTCGGCCATTTCGTCGCTACTGTCGCCCCCTGCGGCACACTGCCCGGCGACGCCATCTCCGGCGACGTCACCACGATCACCCGGATCTGCCTGGAATTCGCCGTCGGCATGCTCGACGGGCGCGATGTCCCGAGCCAGCTGCAGCGCCTGCAAGAGGCGGCCGGCGCGTGGGCCCGTGAGGGCGTGCCGATCGACACGATCCACCACTCGATCGCCGAGGGCTTCAAAATCGGCCTCGACCTCGTGGTCTCGAGCGCGTCGGGCAAGGATTTCGACAGCCTCGTCGGCGGCGTCAAGGTCGTGATGGAACTGCTCGACACCATCACCGCCCAGATCTCGCTGGCCTATGTGCGCGAACTGCGCGGCGTGGTCAGCGAGCACCACACCGCCGTCCACACCCTCACCTCCGCCCTGCTCGGCGGCCACAGCACCTCGACGATGGCCCGCGAATGCGGCATCACCATCGCCGAGACCTACGCGGTCTTCGCCCTGGCCATCCCGCAACACCGCGAGGAAGCCAATCCGGCGCTGGACTCGAAGGTCGTCGCCCGCCGCAAACTGCGCCGGGTGCAGGCGGAGCTGGCCAAGCGCTGCGGCGACTCGGCATTGTCGCTGCTCAGCGTCGACGGCGGGACGGTACTGATCCCCGCCGATGCCTTCGACCGTGAAGGTCTGACCGCACTGGTCGCCCAGCTCTCCCAGGCCGCGCAGGTCGGCATCACCGCCGCGATGGTCGAAACGAGCACCACCGGGGTCCCCGATGCCGCCGACCAAGCCCACGAACTGCTCGACATGGTGCAGCGACTCGAAGTGACCTCGGGTCTGTACCGCTTCGACGAGCTCGCGCTGGAATACCAGCTGACCCGTCCCGGACCGGGCCGCGAATTCCTCGGCTCGCTGCTGGACCCGCTGGACCAGTACCCCGAGCTGCTCGAAACGCTGCAGCGCCACATCGCCAACAACCTCAACCGCCAGCGCACCGCGCGCGTGCTGCACGTGCACACCAATACCGTCGACTACCGGCTCAAGCGGATCGGCCAGCTCACCGGTTTCGATCCGACCCAGCCCTCGGGACTGTGGTACCTGCGTTCCGCGCTCGTCGCCCGCAGTTACCGCTCCGTTCCGGCCTGA
- a CDS encoding esterase/lipase family protein, which yields MKSPSRRRTLHTAVFAGVGALSMVLTGPGASAAPASAPTEQDLAGIVSEGRQVAGSGSACTSGSGAGSGNGSGDCYGGSGSSSGSSGGYSSDPAAYGPESTAFLAAFAYGLGNPDAGAPGTNDWNCKPTAEHPRPVVLLHGTWMNAYNGYAYMGQPIKDAGYCTFTFNYGRSNIMEGGGLGSFLPGVMGTGYIEDSAKQTAAFVDRVLAATGSDEVDIIAHSQGGSMANYYTKFEGGAAKVNKLVTFGATHHGTSLDGIGALGRMINNLGIDILGPIEIFVGHAGIQQTIGSDFVNNLNAVGDTVAGVDYTVVGTRYDEVTNPYELTFLKAGPGATVTNITLQDGCEQDISDHLTMMYSPRALSIALRALDPVQNPQLTCAFNPWLVGGGGSI from the coding sequence ATGAAATCTCCCAGTCGCAGGCGCACGCTGCACACGGCGGTATTCGCCGGAGTCGGCGCCCTCTCCATGGTGCTCACCGGGCCGGGGGCGAGCGCGGCTCCCGCCTCGGCGCCGACCGAGCAGGATCTCGCCGGCATCGTCTCCGAAGGTCGGCAGGTCGCCGGGTCCGGGTCGGCGTGCACCTCCGGCAGTGGCGCCGGATCCGGTAACGGGTCCGGTGACTGCTACGGCGGTTCGGGTTCCAGCTCGGGTTCCTCGGGCGGCTATTCCTCCGATCCCGCAGCGTACGGACCGGAGTCCACGGCGTTCCTCGCCGCGTTCGCCTACGGCCTCGGTAACCCCGATGCCGGCGCGCCCGGGACGAACGACTGGAACTGCAAGCCGACCGCCGAGCATCCTCGTCCGGTCGTGCTGCTGCACGGCACCTGGATGAACGCCTACAACGGCTACGCCTACATGGGTCAGCCGATCAAGGACGCCGGCTACTGCACGTTCACGTTCAACTACGGTCGCTCCAACATCATGGAGGGTGGCGGGCTCGGTTCGTTCCTGCCCGGCGTGATGGGCACCGGCTACATCGAGGATTCGGCCAAGCAGACCGCGGCGTTCGTCGATCGCGTGCTGGCGGCGACCGGTTCCGACGAGGTCGACATCATCGCGCACTCCCAAGGGGGCTCGATGGCGAACTACTACACGAAGTTCGAGGGCGGCGCGGCCAAGGTGAACAAGCTGGTCACCTTCGGTGCCACCCACCACGGCACCAGCCTCGACGGCATCGGCGCCCTGGGCCGCATGATCAACAACCTGGGCATCGACATCCTGGGCCCGATCGAGATCTTCGTCGGGCACGCCGGTATCCAGCAGACCATCGGCTCGGATTTCGTCAACAACCTCAACGCCGTCGGTGACACTGTCGCCGGTGTCGACTACACCGTGGTCGGCACCCGCTACGACGAGGTCACCAACCCCTACGAACTCACCTTCCTGAAGGCGGGCCCGGGGGCGACGGTCACCAACATCACCCTGCAGGACGGCTGCGAGCAGGACATCTCCGATCACTTGACGATGATGTACTCCCCGCGTGCCCTCTCGATCGCGCTTCGCGCGCTCGACCCGGTGCAGAACCCGCAGTTGACCTGCGCGTTCAACCCGTGGCTGGTCGGTGGCGGCGGCTCCATCTGA
- a CDS encoding lipase family protein — MRSARVLVGSMLLVFTFAAGTAAADPPPTQELPVPQVGTPGFLPDLQRWIDQVIPSPIPANAADPAAELAALRAAVLPSAVGDPIFDQWPSGLGELSPGDLIESRDVTATAAWFTLVPIRSATLLKFRTDDALGRPSYATATLIVPATDWTGPGDRPVLVNNLPINALGRKCTPGYTLAHGLTTQSSSTEFIPPTTQLAVLRGYAVLVPDHEGPWMAYAEPYVAGHAVLDAIRAVRGVDPAAYGESRFAMTGYSGGAIATHGAAKLIDSYAPELADVIVGAALGGVPADFEILSRSMNANLASGIFMAATFAIGRERPEILAAMNNLGRWVTTSIMKDACASVFAVPGILHLPIDVGANIADPLRSELATDIYEITRMRGMRSATPLYIYNGDQEWWIPAEGARNLYDEQCELGADAVYRGVLGEHIIGAATGYPEAMLWLDERLLGVAARSEC, encoded by the coding sequence ATGAGATCTGCTCGAGTACTTGTCGGTTCGATGTTGCTGGTCTTCACTTTCGCGGCAGGGACCGCGGCCGCCGATCCGCCGCCGACCCAGGAATTGCCGGTGCCGCAGGTGGGCACTCCCGGTTTCCTGCCCGATCTGCAACGCTGGATCGACCAGGTGATCCCCTCACCGATCCCGGCGAACGCCGCCGATCCGGCGGCCGAACTCGCGGCACTGCGTGCGGCGGTGCTCCCCTCGGCGGTCGGCGATCCGATCTTCGACCAGTGGCCGAGCGGGCTCGGCGAGCTGTCTCCTGGCGATCTGATCGAATCCCGCGACGTCACCGCGACCGCGGCCTGGTTCACCCTGGTCCCCATCCGCTCGGCGACGCTGCTGAAATTTCGCACCGACGACGCTCTCGGCCGACCGTCCTACGCCACCGCGACCCTGATCGTGCCCGCCACGGACTGGACCGGGCCGGGGGATCGCCCCGTGCTGGTGAACAACCTGCCCATCAACGCGCTCGGGCGCAAGTGCACGCCCGGATACACGCTGGCGCACGGCCTGACCACGCAGTCGAGCTCGACGGAGTTCATTCCGCCGACCACCCAGCTGGCGGTACTGCGCGGGTACGCCGTCCTGGTGCCCGACCACGAGGGTCCGTGGATGGCCTACGCCGAACCCTACGTCGCCGGGCATGCGGTGCTCGACGCGATCCGGGCGGTGCGCGGCGTCGACCCCGCGGCCTACGGTGAGAGCCGCTTCGCGATGACCGGCTATTCCGGCGGCGCCATCGCCACCCACGGTGCGGCCAAGCTGATCGATTCCTACGCACCGGAACTGGCCGATGTGATCGTCGGCGCGGCGCTGGGCGGCGTTCCCGCCGATTTCGAAATCCTCTCCCGCAGTATGAATGCCAACCTCGCATCCGGAATATTTATGGCCGCGACGTTCGCGATCGGCCGGGAGCGACCCGAAATCCTCGCCGCGATGAACAATCTCGGGCGCTGGGTCACCACCTCGATAATGAAAGATGCCTGCGCGAGTGTGTTCGCGGTGCCCGGGATCTTGCACCTGCCGATCGACGTGGGCGCCAATATCGCCGACCCGCTGCGCTCGGAACTGGCCACCGATATCTATGAGATCACCCGGATGCGGGGAATGCGGTCGGCGACCCCGCTCTACATCTACAACGGCGACCAAGAGTGGTGGATTCCGGCCGAGGGTGCGCGCAATCTCTACGATGAGCAGTGCGAACTCGGGGCCGACGCGGTGTATCGCGGCGTGCTCGGTGAGCACATCATCGGCGCGGCGACCGGCTATCCGGAGGCGATGCTGTGGCTCGACGAACGACTTCTCGGAGTCGCGGCGCGCAGCGAGTGCTGA